The following nucleotide sequence is from Spirochaetota bacterium.
CGCCGTTTACCGGCGCTTCCTTCTTTTTAATTGCAGTTGAACTATCCTTGGTCAGGGACTTCCCGGGCGCACACGCCGTGAGCAGCATAAACATGAGAAGTATCGCGATTATTATTATAACGGCACGGACCACATGTTTCATCGATAAACCTCCAGACTCCAGTTCTAGGTGGATTATCGGTAACTTTCGGTGAATGCCTTACTATATAAATAGTAGTTTTCGGGGTCAGATTCGCTATCAGGCGCGGATCGCGCACGCTGGCAAAAGGTTCTTGACCTTCGTACTTGCTGTACCATAGTGGCGCGATATTTCCCCCTATAAAAGGTCACGAGGTCGCACAGATGAGCATAGTTTCATGCAAGCCCACGATCACCCGAAAGGAGCTCGAGAGCGTTCTCGACTGCCTTATCAGCGAAAAACTCGAATCCGGCGACATTATCAAGAGTTTCGAGTCGCAGGTATCCGAACTCACCGGGCTCAAGTACGCTCTCGCGACCAATTCGCTCACCTCGGCATATCACCTCGCATTTATTGCACTCGATCTTAAGCCGGGTGACGAGGTCTTGCTGCCGTCCTACTTCGACCCCGCACCGCTCAACGCCCTGCGTCTCATGGGGGCCCTGCCCGTGCTGGTGGATATCGACGAGAATGCCCTGATTCCGTCTGTCGGGCAGGTCAGGGAAAAAATTACCACGGCGACGAAGGCCCTGGTTCTGGGCCATACCTTTGGCTTCATGGTACCCATGGCGGAATACCGGGAACTGGGCGTACCCCTAATAGAGGATATTTCGCATGTAATCGGGGCGGAATACGAGGAGAAGTCCGCGGGCCAGGACGGTTTGATCACCATCGCCTCGTTCGCACCCTCCATGATGATTACCACTGGCAACGGCGGGGTCGTGCTCACCAACAACTCAAGGCATTTTTCCTCGATGCGCGACTCAAGGTCATCTTCCGGACCGATCCCTTCTTTCGATTACACCATGACCGATTTCCAGGGCGCGATGGGCGTTTCCCAGTTATCCCGGCTCCAGGACTTTATCAGGCGCAGGAGGGATATCGCGAGGGTTTACCATGAGGTCTTGAAAAATACGCCGCACCGCACGATTTACGCATTCAGCGACGGTTTCGTATACCAATCCTTTCCGATCCTGTTTGACGCCAGCGCCGAAAAGACGGAAAAATTCTGGAAGAAAAGCGGCATCGAGGTGATTCATCCCTGTGCGGTCCCGTTGCATCAGCATCTGGGCTTGAGAGGAATGGATTACCCGAATAGCGACAGGATGTCTAAAAAACTCTATGCCCTTCCCGTCTATCCGACCTTATCCAAGAAGGAAATCGAGAAAATTGCGAAGACCCTCGCTAAGTTTATCTAAACAGGGGACTTCGAGCACCCCATGAGGGAACCAAATGTATATTCTCACTGTTGAAGACAGTTTTGCCTCGGCCCACCAGCTGAACGGATATAAGGGCAAATGTGAAAACCTGCACGGACACAACTGGCGCGTCGTAGTGAGCGTTCGGGGACGTACGCTCAATAAAACGGGTCTTCTCATCGATTTTCACGACCTCAAGGCGTTGCTAAAACCGATTATCGCCGAGCTCGATCATAAAAATCTGAACGAATTGCCTTTTTTCAGGGATAAGAATCCCAGTTCTGAAAATATTGCCGCTCACATAGCCCTTCTCCTGGGGGACAAGCTTTCAGGGTTTGGAGCCATGGCAGAGCTTGAATCCGTGGTTGTCTGGGAATCCGACACCTCGCGCTGCACCTATATTCCTGAGCGGTAAAAGAGATGAACATATTTGATTTATATGTTCACTTATACTGTTACAAACTGCCGAAAAGCCAAAAATATTTCAACTTTGAAAAAATAATTGCTTGAATTTTTTATGTTTAAAAATCACTATCCATCCAAAATTTATTAGGAGAGTTTAAAGAATATGAAAAAGAATATTCTCGTACTGCTTTTCGCCATGATCCTGGCAGTCAGCTTCAGCTTCGTAGGTTGCGACAAGGCTCCCAAGGCCCCCGAAGAGAAGAAGATGGAAGACAAGAAAGTTGACGACAAGAAGGTTGACGACAAGAAAGAAGCCGCAAAGGCTCCCGAGAAGAAGTAAGTAAATTACTCTTCAATTTGTCCAAAAAGAGGATATTCAATGAATATCCTCTTTTTGTTTTGCCATAGTATCCTGCCCGGAGTACATTTTCCATATCGACTGAAATTTCCAGAGAGACGGTTTATCCATGTCCGAAAATACGGTTTCGTCGGAACCAGTTAAAGAACCGCTCAATCCCGACCGGAATGCAGTGGCCAGGGAGGCGCGTGCGCTCCTGGAACAGGAAAACATAAATGCGGCGGTCCGGGACTTCAAGGCGGATTCCGAGGAAAAAAAACTGGCCCTTGAATTTATAAACGGGCACATGCAATTCATGCGGGAAACCGTGGAGAACGACCGTAAAAACGGCTTGCTCAGGAAAGATCTGGAAATAAGGGACCTTGTCTCCCATATCAACATGATGCTGAAACACAGGGATGAGGGGCTGTTCTTTACGCTCGTAAAGATGAGCCCCGTGCACTACAAGGCGGTCAACAAGGACTTGGTCCAGGTGGCGAATAAAAAAGAGGAATGAACGTTACTCGATACGAACCTTAAGCTCGAACGTATCGGTCTGGCCGCGTAACGCATGCAGAAAAACAAGCGAGCTCCCCTGGTAGTTCTTCTCGAACCCTCGATCGGATTGTGACACCGTGAATATGGGATACCTCGCCAGTGCAGGGTCCCCGGTGGAGGTCAGCGTTACGACTAATTTGGAGTATCGATCCACCATGCGAAATTCGCGACAGGCATCGTTGAATCCTATGGCGTCAAGGTACGAGTCTTCCCTGGGAACGCCGGGCAATTCGTAATACCGGTCCTCGTCATGTCCGCCAAGCAGGTTGATATTCAGCTCTACCCCGAAGACCAGCCCCTCTCCCCCGGTGATCGCGTATCGGACCCTTACCTCGGGCTCATGATCATTGAAAAAGTAACTTTTCCGGATTTCAGGCGATTTTGAAAAACAATGCGCCCGGGCCCGCAATGAAATGTCCGCCCCGGCTTCGCCCCTGGGTCTGTCTTCCTCGTAACGTTCGTTTCCCATGTCATGGACCGGGGATTGGCGCAGCATAAGGTTTTCCGCGTCCGGCATCGATCCGAACAGCAGGTCCTTGAATGAATAACGCCGCGAATTATCGTACACAAGGTAGCGCTTGAGGCCTTTTTCTTTAACCGTCACCGTGTCATGTATCGATTTGACCGCTTCGCCGTTTTTACCGGGCTCATCCTCATTAAGGTTTTTCAAATCCTCATGGTAGGCCTCGTAGCGCCGCGGGATCGTGTCGAAAATATTGAATTTTTCTCCGTAAACGCCGAACTCGGACATGCAGCCGCCCCGCCGGGGAACGACAATCGCGGAAAAATCGGGCATACGAAAGAGGAGCTGCGCATCCCCCTCGTTCCAGAAATCCTTTTCGATCAGGCTTTTCCCCGGACCCCGGTACCGGGCCAGGAGCGCCTCGGCGCCTAGAAGATGGACGTAGAGCGCGTGACGCAGGTTGGTGAGGTATATTCCCCCGAACAGGCCGTGCCAGTAGGCGCAGTTGCATTCGCTCATGTAGAGCTCGCGCTTTGCCTCGTCCACGGTGTTCCCGTCCTTTTCAAGATCGGCGATCTCCTGGCTCAGCAGAAGTGTACGCTTGTTGAGCGCGTTCGATTCGGGGTACTTGATGAGAAAATTGTTCCAGATGCCCCCTTTCAGGAAGGGATAAAAATCGGGCTCCCTGCCGGAATCCTTGATTTCCTTGTGTATCCGCACCATTTTCGCCGCGACCCTCGAGGGCAGCGCCCATTCGGAAAGTTCGAAGTAACTGCCCTGGGTGAGGTACACGCGGCCCCGGGGCGGCCGGGCGGCGATGTATTCGGAAGGCAGGGTCATCGTGATCCAGTCTTCTTTCAGCACGGCTTCTATGAAATTTACCAGCCAGTTCTGTCCAAACACCCAGTCGAACGTCCCGGGCCACATCCCGAACTTTTCCCCGTCGTCGCCGTACACGAACGCGCATTCGCCCAGCCGCTCCGTCTTTTCGCGGAAGTAGGCGATCGTCTCGTGCGGCATGTGGAACGGGATCGAATAGCGCAGGTACTTGTCGATGGGGAATACCCGCAGGGAGTGGTCGAGCCGCTCGGTCAGGAAGTACCCGTATAGATCCTCTTCCTCGATGCCCGCGTATCGGAAATGGTTGTCGTCGAGAATCGTGTAATCGAGGCCGAACCCGGACACGAGCCGCGGGATCTCCGGGTCCCATACGCGCTCTGCGGTCCAGAAGCCTTTGGGCCTGACGTTGAAACGGGACGCGCAATACTCCTGCATCAAGCCTATCTGACCCCTGATGTCGCGCTCGCTTATGATCGAAAATATCGGCTCGTAAAACCCGCCGCCGATTATTTCCACCTGGCCTCGTGCGACCATCCGTTTAAGGGTCTCGATATAGTCCGGATTATGCGATTCTATCCATTCCAGGAGCGGTCCGGAATGATGCACCGCGAACCGGAACCCCGGGTATTTTTCGAGGACCTGGAGGGTCTTGTGGTAGCAGTCCTTGTATCCCCACTCGAGCACATGATCGAAATTGCCCACCGGCTGGTGATCGTGCAGGCAGAATATAAAATGGCACTTCATTGCAATTTTCTCCCGAATAAAAAAGACAGGTCGCCCTGCCCGGTCTGTTTACGCACGTGCTTAAAACACGTAGCGCTTGGGTACCACGACGATCCCCTCTGAGGTCACGGTGAACCGCGTACGGTCTTTTTCAAGGTCATACCCCACGGTCTCCCCTTCCGGGACGTTTACGTATTTGTCGATGATCGCGTTCCTGATCTTGCAGTGACGCCCGACATTGACCCCGTGCATGAGAATGCAGTCCTGAATCTCGGAATAGCTGTTTACTTTAACCCCGGGAGACACTACGGATCGATACACCCGTGCGCCGCTCAGGATGGCGCCGTTCGAAACTATTGAGTTGATCGCAAGCCCCGTTCGTTCGCCTTCTTCGAATACCATTTTTGCCGGCGGGGACTGCTCCATGTAGGTCCTGATCGACCAGCCGTGGTCATAAAGATTCAATACCGGCGAAACCGCGATCAGGTCCATGTTCGCCTCGAAAAAAGACTTAACGGTCCCGATGTCCCGCCAGTAGGCGCGCTCCCCCTCGTAACCCACGTAATCGTAGGCGTAGACGCGTTCGTACGGGTATATCCTGGGTATGATATTTTTCCCGAAATCGTTTTCGCCTTCACGCTTGTGATCTTCCGAAAGATAGCGCACAAGTTTCTCGGTCTTGAAAATATATATCCCCATGGAAACGAACGCGCTTTCGCCCTTCCCGGGGATCGGCCTGGGGTCGCGAGGTTTCTCCTGGAAACCGATAAGCCTGTTCGATTGGTCAACCTCCAGCACCCCGAACCGGTCGGCCTCGCCCAGGGGCGTCTCGACCGCGGCGATCGTCATGTCGGCGTCGTTTTCGATATGGTACTTCAACATCTTCCGGTAATCCATCTTGTATACGTGATCACCGGAGAGTATCAGCACATAGTCGGGCTTTTCCTGCTCGATTATGTAGATGTTCTGAAAGATCGCATCCGCGGTTCCGCGGTACCAGTTGTTGTCGATGCGCTGCTGGGGGGGAACCACGTCGATGAAGTATCCCATGTCGCGTATGAACAGGTTCCAGGCGTTCTTGATATGCCGGTCAAGCGATAGGGACTTGTACTGGGTAAGGACAATGATTTTTTTCAGGTCGGAATTGAGGCAATTCGACAGGGAAAAATCGATAATCCGGTAGATTCCCCCGAACGGGACCGCGGGCTTGGAACGGTCCTTGGTAAGCGGATGCAGTCTCTCGCCCTGTCCCCCCGAGAGCAGGAACACCAGCGTTTTTTTCAGGAAATCGACGTCCATTATCTGGATCTGCTGGAGAGGATCTCCTTAATCTTATTCTTGAGCTCGTCCAGATTGGATGACTTCGTAATATAGGCGTCGGCGGTCCAGGTCATGAAATTGCTTTTATAATTCGAATAGGCCGTGTAGATGATGATCGGAATCTTCTTGTCGCGGGAGAGTATTTTCCCGAGCGCTTCGATGCCATCCATTTCGGGCATCCTGATGTCGAGGACGACGAGGTCGTATTTGTTGTTTTTAACCTTCTCGACGGCTTCCTTTCCGTTCGCCGCCTGTTCCACCTCGTACCCGTCGTCCTGGAGCTCCATGGCATAGAGCTCCCGCTGATGCTGTTCATCCTCGACGATCAGTATCCTGCTCATTACACCCTCCGGGGTTAGTGGAATTTCCGCAGAACGACCCTGCATTTAAAGTGTAACATCAGGGATTAGGGATTTCAATAAAATTTTCCCGGGGAGTCCACTATTGTCCGCCGAGCATCGATTGCGCGGTTTTCAGCGCTTCTTCGAGCGCCCGTGCGATACCCTTCGCGTCCTTGCCCCCCGCCTGGGCCATGTCCTTCCGGCCGCCGCCGCCCCCGCCTATGTGGGGCGACGCTTTTTTGATGATCGCGCCGCTGTCTACGCCCTTCCCCACCGCGGGTGGGGTCGCGGCGCAGAGAAGCATGGGCTTCCCGTTGGATTCGCTGCCCAGGCAGACGACGGAATCGCGGCATTTCACGCGAATCGCGTCCGCGAGCGCGCGCAGCTCTTCGACACCGGCGCCGGCTACCTGGTGGGCGATGATTTTGGTCCCGGACACCTCGATCGCGCGGGCAATTATCCCGTCCATGTCCGCGGTGATGTTTTTCGTCCTGGTCTTTTCCAGCTCCTTTTCCAGCCCGCGCACGCGTTCCTGCAGATCGCTCACCCTCCTCAGAACTTCGCTTTCCGTGGCGTTGAGAGCGCCCATGATGGAGGATACGATGGCGCCGTTCGCCTTCATCCGTTCGAGCACGCCCTTGAGGGTGATCGCCTCGATCCGGCGCATCCCCGCCCCCGGCGACGCTTCCCGCATGATCTTGAATGCACCGATCTTCCCGGTGTTGTCCATGTGTGTTCCGCCGCACAGCTCCATGCTGAAACCGGGCACGCTCACCACCCGCACCTTGTCCTCGTACTTCTCGTCGAACACGGCCATGGCGCCCAGCTTGACCGCTTCATCGAGATCACGGACCTGGGTGTTCACGGGAATCGCGCGCCAGATTACGTCGTTCACGAGGTCTTCGATCTGCATAAGTTCATCCTCGGCGAGGGCCTTGAAATGGGTAAAATCGAACCGCAGCCTTTCCGGCTCCACGAGCGAACCCGTCTGGTGCACGTGATCGCCCAATACCCTGCGCAGTGAAGCCTGTAACAAATGAGTGGCGGTATGATTCGCCCGTATCAGGTTCCTGCGCACGATATCGATTTCGGCGGTGACCTCGTCGCCCGCGGACAGCGCGCCCTCCACGAGCTCGCCTACGTGTATCATTGTCTTGTTGAGCTTTCTGGTGTCATCGACGCGGAAGACGGCGCCTTTTTCCGAGCTGATGAGTCCCTGGTCGCCCACCTGGCCGCCCGATTCCCCGTAAAAGGGCGTCTCGGGCAGCACGATGAAGCCTTTTTCCCCGGCGAGGAGGCTTTTTACCAACTTCGCTTCCGAACCCATCACCGATATCTTCGCCCGCACCGAGTTTTGCTCGTACCCGCGGAATGCCGTATCCCCTGCTTCTTTCGAAGCGGATTCGAACAGTCGTTCGATTCCCAAATCCCCGGCCTTCCAGCTCTGCTTTCCCCGCTGCCGCTGCTTATCCATCTCCGCATCGAAGCCCGGGATATCGACCGCGAGCCCGTTTTCGCCCGCGATTTCGTTCGTCATCTCGAGGGGGAAGCCGAAGGTATCGTATAGAATGAACGCATCTTTGCCCGGGAGCGTTTTTTCTCCGCGTCCCTGCAGCGACTTCATTCCTTCTTCGAGCCGGTCCATCCCGTTTTCAAGGGTTTCCAGGAAGCGCACCTCCTCTCCCTGGAGCACGCGGCTTACGTTGTCGAGGCTTTTCAAAAGCTCGGGATACTGTACCCCGTAGATGTCGACCACCGGTTTCACCATCCTGTGAATGAAGGGGTCCGATATACCCAGCTGCCGGCCGAAGCGCAGGGCCCTGCGAAGAATGCGTCGAAGGACGTACCCCCGTCCGTCGTTCGACGGGTACGCGCCGTCGGACATCGCAAAGGTGAGCGCCCTCGCGTGTTCCACCAGGACGTTCACCGGGGAGATGTTTTTCCCTTCGTAGCTTACGCCGCTCTCCCGGCAGACGAAATTCACGAGCTGCATGAGCTCATCGGTGCTGAAGATGGTCTCCACGTTCTGGATGAGGGTCGCGAGGCGCTCCAGGCCCATCCCGGTATCGATACCCGTCTGCGGCAGCGGCGAAAGCGCCCCGTTGGTATCCTGGTAGAACTGGTTGAACACGAGGTTCCAGAATTCAAGGAACCGGTCGCACTCGCATCCGGGTTTGCATTCAGCATCCCCGCAGCCGTAGGAGGGACCGCGGTCCAGATAAAGCTCGGAACACGGGCCGCATGCGCCCGAATCGCCCGCCGGTCCCCAGAAATTGTCCTTTTTACCCAGGCGTACGATCTTTTCCCCCGGGACGCCGATATGCTTATTCCACAGTTCGACCGCCTCGTCGTCCTTTTCGTACACGGACACCCATATGGCGTCTTTTGGAAAGCCGATCACCCGCGTAGAATAATCCCAGGCGTACTCGATGGCCTCTTTTTTAAAATAATCGCCGAATGAAAAATTCCCGAGCATTTCGAAGAAGGTGCAATGCCGGGCGGTCTTGCCGACATTTTCGAGGTCGCTCGTGCGGAGACATTTCTGCACCGTGGCCGCCCTGGTATAGTCGAGCGTTACCGTACCCGCGAACATGGGCTTGAACTGGACCATACCCGCCGTCGTGAACAGGAGCGTGGGATCGTCGCGCGGGATGAGCGCGCTCGAGGGAACAATCCTGTGCCCGCGCTCTTTGAAAAAATCCAGGAACGACTCCCTCAGTTCATTGACCTTCATCGTGGATCTCCTCTTCCGATTCGTCTGAAATCAGCCCTTCCCGCCGCAGGCGGTCGATGGCCGCTCGCACCTCGCGGGCGTCGAACCCGCGACGGTTCAGGAAGTATGCCAGTTTCCCAAGCCTGTTTCGTTTTCCGG
It contains:
- a CDS encoding DegT/DnrJ/EryC1/StrS aminotransferase family protein, which translates into the protein MSIVSCKPTITRKELESVLDCLISEKLESGDIIKSFESQVSELTGLKYALATNSLTSAYHLAFIALDLKPGDEVLLPSYFDPAPLNALRLMGALPVLVDIDENALIPSVGQVREKITTATKALVLGHTFGFMVPMAEYRELGVPLIEDISHVIGAEYEEKSAGQDGLITIASFAPSMMITTGNGGVVLTNNSRHFSSMRDSRSSSGPIPSFDYTMTDFQGAMGVSQLSRLQDFIRRRRDIARVYHEVLKNTPHRTIYAFSDGFVYQSFPILFDASAEKTEKFWKKSGIEVIHPCAVPLHQHLGLRGMDYPNSDRMSKKLYALPVYPTLSKKEIEKIAKTLAKFI
- the queD gene encoding 6-carboxytetrahydropterin synthase QueD, which gives rise to MYILTVEDSFASAHQLNGYKGKCENLHGHNWRVVVSVRGRTLNKTGLLIDFHDLKALLKPIIAELDHKNLNELPFFRDKNPSSENIAAHIALLLGDKLSGFGAMAELESVVVWESDTSRCTYIPER
- a CDS encoding DUF1926 domain-containing protein, whose amino-acid sequence is MKCHFIFCLHDHQPVGNFDHVLEWGYKDCYHKTLQVLEKYPGFRFAVHHSGPLLEWIESHNPDYIETLKRMVARGQVEIIGGGFYEPIFSIISERDIRGQIGLMQEYCASRFNVRPKGFWTAERVWDPEIPRLVSGFGLDYTILDDNHFRYAGIEEEDLYGYFLTERLDHSLRVFPIDKYLRYSIPFHMPHETIAYFREKTERLGECAFVYGDDGEKFGMWPGTFDWVFGQNWLVNFIEAVLKEDWITMTLPSEYIAARPPRGRVYLTQGSYFELSEWALPSRVAAKMVRIHKEIKDSGREPDFYPFLKGGIWNNFLIKYPESNALNKRTLLLSQEIADLEKDGNTVDEAKRELYMSECNCAYWHGLFGGIYLTNLRHALYVHLLGAEALLARYRGPGKSLIEKDFWNEGDAQLLFRMPDFSAIVVPRRGGCMSEFGVYGEKFNIFDTIPRRYEAYHEDLKNLNEDEPGKNGEAVKSIHDTVTVKEKGLKRYLVYDNSRRYSFKDLLFGSMPDAENLMLRQSPVHDMGNERYEEDRPRGEAGADISLRARAHCFSKSPEIRKSYFFNDHEPEVRVRYAITGGEGLVFGVELNINLLGGHDEDRYYELPGVPREDSYLDAIGFNDACREFRMVDRYSKLVVTLTSTGDPALARYPIFTVSQSDRGFEKNYQGSSLVFLHALRGQTDTFELKVRIE
- the glgC gene encoding glucose-1-phosphate adenylyltransferase, with product MDVDFLKKTLVFLLSGGQGERLHPLTKDRSKPAVPFGGIYRIIDFSLSNCLNSDLKKIIVLTQYKSLSLDRHIKNAWNLFIRDMGYFIDVVPPQQRIDNNWYRGTADAIFQNIYIIEQEKPDYVLILSGDHVYKMDYRKMLKYHIENDADMTIAAVETPLGEADRFGVLEVDQSNRLIGFQEKPRDPRPIPGKGESAFVSMGIYIFKTEKLVRYLSEDHKREGENDFGKNIIPRIYPYERVYAYDYVGYEGERAYWRDIGTVKSFFEANMDLIAVSPVLNLYDHGWSIRTYMEQSPPAKMVFEEGERTGLAINSIVSNGAILSGARVYRSVVSPGVKVNSYSEIQDCILMHGVNVGRHCKIRNAIIDKYVNVPEGETVGYDLEKDRTRFTVTSEGIVVVPKRYVF
- a CDS encoding response regulator gives rise to the protein MSRILIVEDEQHQRELYAMELQDDGYEVEQAANGKEAVEKVKNNKYDLVVLDIRMPEMDGIEALGKILSRDKKIPIIIYTAYSNYKSNFMTWTADAYITKSSNLDELKNKIKEILSSRSR
- the alaS gene encoding alanine--tRNA ligase — translated: MKVNELRESFLDFFKERGHRIVPSSALIPRDDPTLLFTTAGMVQFKPMFAGTVTLDYTRAATVQKCLRTSDLENVGKTARHCTFFEMLGNFSFGDYFKKEAIEYAWDYSTRVIGFPKDAIWVSVYEKDDEAVELWNKHIGVPGEKIVRLGKKDNFWGPAGDSGACGPCSELYLDRGPSYGCGDAECKPGCECDRFLEFWNLVFNQFYQDTNGALSPLPQTGIDTGMGLERLATLIQNVETIFSTDELMQLVNFVCRESGVSYEGKNISPVNVLVEHARALTFAMSDGAYPSNDGRGYVLRRILRRALRFGRQLGISDPFIHRMVKPVVDIYGVQYPELLKSLDNVSRVLQGEEVRFLETLENGMDRLEEGMKSLQGRGEKTLPGKDAFILYDTFGFPLEMTNEIAGENGLAVDIPGFDAEMDKQRQRGKQSWKAGDLGIERLFESASKEAGDTAFRGYEQNSVRAKISVMGSEAKLVKSLLAGEKGFIVLPETPFYGESGGQVGDQGLISSEKGAVFRVDDTRKLNKTMIHVGELVEGALSAGDEVTAEIDIVRRNLIRANHTATHLLQASLRRVLGDHVHQTGSLVEPERLRFDFTHFKALAEDELMQIEDLVNDVIWRAIPVNTQVRDLDEAVKLGAMAVFDEKYEDKVRVVSVPGFSMELCGGTHMDNTGKIGAFKIMREASPGAGMRRIEAITLKGVLERMKANGAIVSSIMGALNATESEVLRRVSDLQERVRGLEKELEKTRTKNITADMDGIIARAIEVSGTKIIAHQVAGAGVEELRALADAIRVKCRDSVVCLGSESNGKPMLLCAATPPAVGKGVDSGAIIKKASPHIGGGGGGRKDMAQAGGKDAKGIARALEEALKTAQSMLGGQ